The Patescibacteria group bacterium genome segment TCTATACGATTGGGATCGAACACGATGGAAAACCAAACGACATCTGGACTGAGGCAATGAAACAAGCGAGTGCGATGATGATCCACGAGATATGCCAACGCTGGCAAATTCCGGTCGACCGTGATCACATTGTTGGCCACTTTGAGATTTATTCTAAAAAGCCCAATTGCCCGGCAACCGACAAAAGAATATTGGACGAACTTGTTGCCCTTGCCGGAGGCCACACACCAAACACTTCAGTCGAGGAGGGTGTGAGAAAAATTGAGGAAGGACTGGCAATCATTAAAAAGATAATTTATTAAACCACTATGACAACACCACAAAAAGAAGCTTTAAAGCACCTAGCGATCGTTTTTCTTTATTCCGGAGTATCGGCAATTCTGCCGATCATTTTGGCCTATGTAGAGAATGATCCTCGATGGACATTACTAATACCGATCATAAACTCGGCTTGGTATGCTGTCAGCCGATACCTTAAGGAAAGGAAGCTGATTGAGGAAATGGATATGAAGGGTGACGCTTTTTAGCTAAATTAAGCAATTTTGAATTAGTAGACCTTTTGAGCAAAAGCCGGAACCTCAAAGGAGGCTGGATTTTCCTTGTAAAATAACCTTAAACGGCGTATAATTTTATCAATACGGCCATAAGATAAGGCCTTTAAGGCGAATACCGGTTCAAACTTCCGGACATCGCCACCGCATAGTGAGATTTTCGTAATTGTCAGGAAGATTTTTCAGAATTCGCCAACCGGTTTTGGCCTGAAATTCAAATTTTTTGGCTTCCAAAATGAAGTTCGAGCCGATATTTTTTAGAAATGCTCGGATTTGCGAATTGTCGCCCCGCGACAATAGAATTTTGGCTTGGCTACTTGCTAAAATCATTTCTTTCATGGGTTCGAGCCAATTATTTCCTTTTTGGGCAAAATCTTTGATTTGTTGATTTAACTCAAGCTTCTCAATGAGAAGTTTTTGTTTTTTAGTGTGGTATTCCTCTGGCTCGATATTCTTGCCTTCAATAAACAAATCAAGCAGGCGCTCCATGGTTTGCTCGATTTCTGTTTTTCTCACCTCAAGTTTTTGCCCAAAAATATCGCCATCTTTTCTGGCTTGCTCTTT includes the following:
- a CDS encoding peptidoglycan recognition family protein, which produces MNIIQKKSPNCWAGRNGYRPEAIVIHIMDGTLAGTDAWFTNPASQVSAHYGIGKNGEVHQYVKEEDTAWHAGRVDAPVWKFIKPKINPNLYTIGIEHDGKPNDIWTEAMKQASAMMIHEICQRWQIPVDRDHIVGHFEIYSKKPNCPATDKRILDELVALAGGHTPNTSVEEGVRKIEEGLAIIKKIIY